The Paraburkholderia acidisoli genome contains a region encoding:
- a CDS encoding EamA family transporter, with amino-acid sequence MSPKDLLLALVVVLAWGVNFVVIKVGLHGVPPLLLGALRFTLAAFPAVLFVKRPKMPLRWLLAYGATISFGQFAFLFTAMYVGMPAGLASVVLQAQAFFTLVFAAMFLHERFRAQNVIGLLIAAGGLALIGLQSSGGGALGMTAAGFVLTLCAACSWALGNIVTKKVGKVDLVGLVVWASLVPPLPFFVLSYFMEGPQRMGAALSGIGMTSIGAIVYLAFVATLIGYSLWSRLLSKYPASQVAPFSLLVPIVGLASASLMLGEQLTAAEIYGALLVMAGLAVNVFGGWVRARLVGARS; translated from the coding sequence ATGTCGCCGAAGGACTTGTTGCTCGCGCTGGTCGTGGTGCTGGCGTGGGGCGTGAATTTCGTCGTGATCAAGGTCGGCTTGCACGGCGTGCCGCCGCTTTTGCTGGGCGCGCTGCGCTTCACGCTGGCGGCGTTTCCGGCCGTGCTGTTCGTGAAACGCCCGAAAATGCCGCTGCGCTGGCTGCTCGCCTACGGCGCGACCATTTCGTTCGGCCAGTTCGCGTTCCTCTTCACGGCCATGTACGTGGGCATGCCCGCGGGCCTCGCCTCGGTCGTGCTGCAGGCCCAGGCGTTCTTCACGCTGGTGTTCGCGGCGATGTTCCTGCACGAGCGCTTCCGCGCGCAAAACGTGATCGGCTTGCTGATCGCGGCGGGTGGCCTGGCGCTGATCGGCTTGCAGTCGTCGGGCGGCGGCGCGCTCGGCATGACGGCGGCCGGTTTCGTGCTCACGCTGTGCGCGGCGTGTTCGTGGGCGCTCGGCAATATCGTCACGAAGAAGGTGGGCAAGGTCGATCTCGTCGGGCTCGTGGTGTGGGCGAGCCTCGTGCCGCCGCTGCCGTTCTTCGTGCTCTCGTACTTCATGGAAGGGCCGCAGCGCATGGGCGCGGCGCTCTCGGGCATCGGCATGACGTCCATCGGCGCGATCGTCTATCTCGCCTTCGTCGCCACGCTAATCGGTTACAGCCTCTGGAGCCGTCTGCTCTCGAAGTATCCCGCGAGCCAGGTCGCGCCGTTCTCGCTGCTCGTGCCCATCGTTGGGCTGGCTTCGGCTTCGCTCATGCTGGGCGAGCAACTCACGGCAGCGGAAATCTACGGCGCGCTGCTCGTGATGGCGGGGCTGGCCGTGAACGTGTTCGGCGGCTGGGTGAGGGCGCGTCTCGTGGGTGCGCGGTCCTGA
- the tsaE gene encoding tRNA (adenosine(37)-N6)-threonylcarbamoyltransferase complex ATPase subunit type 1 TsaE, with translation MPDTSGHDHASGTLPDHANVLLERRFALADAAATDAFGARFAQALESFRTNEAHAFHGLHVQLHGDLGAGKTSLVRAALRALGHAGRVRSPTYTLVEPYTVAPASGTGRELQLYHFDLYRFSDPAEWADSGFRDYFAQDAVCLVEWPQRAGGLLGVPDLVFSLEPDASGEGRVLTAYAYSASGKACLERC, from the coding sequence ATGCCCGACACGTCCGGTCACGACCACGCTTCTGGAACGCTGCCTGATCACGCAAACGTTCTACTCGAACGCCGCTTCGCGCTTGCCGATGCGGCCGCCACCGACGCCTTCGGCGCGCGTTTCGCGCAGGCGCTCGAGAGCTTTCGCACGAATGAAGCGCACGCGTTCCACGGCCTGCACGTGCAACTGCACGGCGATCTCGGCGCCGGCAAGACCTCGCTCGTGCGCGCCGCGTTGCGCGCGCTCGGCCATGCGGGGCGCGTGCGCAGCCCCACCTACACTCTCGTCGAACCGTACACCGTGGCCCCGGCCAGCGGCACGGGCCGGGAACTCCAACTCTATCACTTCGATCTGTACCGATTCAGCGATCCGGCCGAGTGGGCCGATTCGGGCTTTCGCGATTACTTCGCGCAAGACGCCGTGTGCCTCGTCGAATGGCCGCAACGCGCGGGCGGTCTCCTCGGCGTGCCCGATCTCGTGTTCTCGCTCGAACCGGATGCAAGCGGCGAAGGCCGCGTGCTCACGGCGTACGCATACAGCGCATCAGGAAAGGCATGTCTAGAAAGATGTTAA
- a CDS encoding N-acetylmuramoyl-L-alanine amidase, which translates to MSRKMLIKPFRSIESAATATHNWRRRQIIKAGASTLLLGLAVPRVAFAAAVLGVRVWPARDYTRVTIESDQPLQNAQQLLQGPDRLVVDLNGLDLDDALKNLVSKITPNDPQIQAVRVGQYQPHVVRMVFDLKGSVKPQVFTLQPVGSYKYRLVFDLYPAVAPDPLMDLLAQTERKQQQLDAHEAMKDNAQPAPPSTLAGPNNAPNNAPAGHDNSDAFFQRYAQNDAGTSPAPSVPVPPVVTPRAPKPTPKPPVVAQRGNDKDDDDDNYGFTAPKSGKGGTTRLLTVAIDPGHGGEDPGAIGSAGTYEKHIALDIAKKLRAKIDAQPNMRSMMTRDADFFVPLNVRVQKARRVGADLFVSIHADAFTTPSARGSSVFALSEHGASSAAARWMANKENSSDQIGGISVQTADAAVNRALFDMSTTAQIRDSMRYGNFVLNEVGEINHLHKGSVEQAGFAVLKAPDIPSILVETAFISNPEEETRLNDDAYRDKMATAIMKGIKRYFAANPPLAKNRMT; encoded by the coding sequence ATGTCTAGAAAGATGTTAATCAAACCGTTCCGCTCGATCGAATCCGCCGCGACCGCCACGCATAACTGGCGTCGCCGGCAAATTATCAAGGCGGGCGCGTCGACGCTGCTGCTCGGTCTCGCCGTGCCGCGCGTCGCCTTTGCCGCCGCGGTGCTGGGCGTGCGCGTGTGGCCCGCGCGCGACTACACGCGCGTGACCATCGAGTCGGACCAGCCGCTGCAGAACGCGCAGCAACTGCTGCAAGGCCCCGACCGGCTCGTGGTCGACCTGAACGGACTCGATCTCGACGACGCGCTCAAGAATCTCGTCTCCAAGATCACGCCGAACGATCCGCAGATCCAGGCGGTGCGCGTCGGGCAGTATCAGCCGCACGTGGTTCGCATGGTGTTCGACCTCAAAGGCTCCGTGAAGCCGCAGGTGTTCACGCTGCAACCCGTGGGCTCGTACAAATACCGGCTCGTGTTCGACCTGTACCCGGCCGTCGCGCCCGACCCGCTCATGGATCTGCTCGCGCAGACCGAGCGCAAGCAGCAGCAGCTCGACGCGCACGAGGCGATGAAGGACAACGCGCAGCCCGCGCCGCCCTCCACGCTCGCCGGGCCGAACAATGCACCGAACAACGCACCGGCGGGCCACGACAACAGCGACGCGTTCTTCCAGCGCTACGCGCAGAACGACGCGGGCACGTCCCCGGCGCCTTCGGTGCCGGTGCCGCCCGTCGTGACGCCGCGCGCCCCGAAGCCAACGCCGAAGCCGCCTGTGGTCGCCCAACGCGGCAACGACAAGGACGATGACGACGACAACTACGGCTTCACCGCGCCCAAGTCCGGCAAGGGCGGCACCACGCGCCTGCTGACCGTCGCCATCGACCCGGGTCACGGCGGCGAAGATCCGGGCGCGATCGGCAGCGCGGGCACGTACGAGAAGCACATCGCGCTCGACATCGCCAAGAAGCTGCGCGCGAAGATCGACGCGCAGCCCAACATGCGCTCGATGATGACGCGCGACGCCGACTTCTTCGTGCCGCTCAACGTGCGCGTGCAGAAGGCGCGGCGCGTGGGCGCGGACCTGTTCGTGTCGATTCACGCGGATGCCTTCACGACGCCTTCCGCGCGCGGTTCCTCCGTGTTCGCGCTGTCGGAGCACGGCGCGTCGAGCGCGGCCGCGCGCTGGATGGCGAACAAGGAAAACTCGTCGGACCAGATTGGCGGCATCAGCGTGCAGACGGCCGACGCCGCCGTGAATCGCGCGCTGTTCGACATGTCGACCACGGCGCAGATCCGCGACTCCATGCGTTACGGCAACTTCGTGCTCAACGAAGTGGGCGAGATCAACCATCTGCACAAGGGCTCGGTCGAGCAGGCGGGCTTCGCGGTGCTCAAGGCGCCCGACATTCCGTCGATCCTCGTGGAAACGGCGTTCATCAGCAATCCCGAGGAAGAAACGCGCCTGAACGACGACGCCTATCGCGACAAGATGGCCACCGCCATCATGAAGGGCATCAAGCGCTATTTCGCCGCGAATCCGCCGCTGGCGAAGAACCGCATGACGTGA